GGAGCAAGAGCCCGATCGACCGTTTCGTAGTGGCGAAGCTCAACGAAGCCGGTCTTGCGCCGTCGGCGGAAGCCGATCACGCGACGATCTTGCGGCGCCTTACGTTCGACCTCACCGGTTTGCCGCCGACGCTGCACGAGCTCGATACGTTTTCGATCGATCGTTCGTCAAACGCGTATGAAAAGGTCGTCGATCGTCTGCTCGCGTCGCCTCGCTATGGAGAGCGAATGGCTTCCTGGTGGCTCGATGCGGCCCGCTATGCCGATACGAACGGCTACCAAAGCGACGGCACGCGGTTCATGTGGCGCTGGCGCGATTGGGTGATCGAGGCCTTTAACGACAACAAACCGTTCGACAAGTTTACGGTCGAGCAACTTGCCGGCGATCTGCTCCCCGACGCCACGCTCGATCAAAAGATCGCGACCGGCTTCAATCGCAATCATCGTTGCAATGAAGAAGGGGGCATCATTCCTGAAGAGTTTCGTATCGAGTACGTCGCCGATCGAGTCGAGACGACTTCGACCGTATGGCTCGGGCTCACGGTCGGCTGCGCCCGTTGCCACGATCACAAGTTCGATCCGATCAGCCAAAAGAACTTCTACGAGCTATTTGCATTCTTCAACAATCTCGATGAGCCGGGCAAAGCAATCCGCGACGACAACTCGCCGCCGCTCATCAAAGCACCGACGCGCGAAATGCAAGCGCGCCTGGACGAGTTCACCCACGTGATCCGCCAAGCGGAACGACGCTGCCTCGACATCGAGCCGGAAGTCGCCGCTGCGCAAACCGCGTGGGAACAAACGCTCCGCGCCGGCGACGCAACCCGGTGGGAACTCGATGAGAAACTCATTCTGCATTATCCGCTGGATGGAGATCTGACGCCTGGAAAGAAGGCCAGCGAAGCTCAAAAAGACTCGCCGGCCAAGACCGAGGGAAGCGCGCCGACGTTCGTCGCTGGGCAACTCGACCGAGCCGCCGAGTTCGACGGCGATCGATTCGTGACGATCTCGACGGAGGCGGAGTTTGCCGATCGCGATCGTCACACCTTCGGGGCGTGGATCAAGCCGAGCGGCGCACCGAATGCCGACGGAAGCCGCATGGCGGTCTTTTCTCGCATGGACGAAGAGACGTCGTATCTCGGCTTCGGGTTGTTTTGGAATGAAGGACGAATCCAGTTCGATCTCATCGCGCGAATCACCGACGATGCGATCCGCGTGCAAACGAAGAATCGCTTCGTGCCTGATCGCTGGACGCACGTCGCGGTGACTTACGATGGGTCGCAGAAAGCCGGCGGAGTCCGTCTCTTCGTCAACGGCGCACCGGAGCCGTTGGAAATTCTTTCCGACACTTTGAGCAACCCGGTCAAGCCGACCGTGCCGCTGCTGATCGGCGCTCGAAGCGGCAAGCTGAAATTTCGCGGCGCGATCGACGATGTTCGAATTTATCGGCGGATCTTATTGCCCGCGGAAATCGCTGCGCTCGGCAGCGCGCTCACGTTCAACGAACTAGCTCGCCTGCCGGCCGCAGCGCGCACGCCTCTTCAGCGTCAGGCCTTGCGTGCCTATTTCCTCAAGCAAGCCGCGTCGGACTCCGTGCGGCAAGCGTATCAGTCGCTCGACGAAGCCGAAGCGCGGCGAACGGAGTACGAAGCGACGATCCCGACGACGATGGTGATGCAAGAGATGCCGCAGCCGCGCAATACGTTCGTATTGCAACGAGGCCAATACGATCAGCCGGGCGAGCGCGTCGGGCCGGATGTGCCCGATAGTCTTCCGCCGCTCGTGGGGCCGCGCGGTTCCGAGCGCTCGTCGAAGGCTGCGGCGAATCGTTTGGCGTTGGCCCGATGGCTCGTCGACCCGGTCCATCCGTTGACGGCGCGCGTCGCCGTGAATCGATTTTGGCAACTTTACTTCGGGCAAGGGCTTGTGAAGACGACCGAAGACTTCGGTTCGCAAGGAGAATGG
The genomic region above belongs to Planctomycetia bacterium and contains:
- a CDS encoding DUF1553 domain-containing protein — translated: MKLCGLRSFGSSHQGVPWLLAAVAAVIGILLFELGPFPAGAEEKAKSPTRGEAKISFNREIRPILSEACFRCHGPDSHARQAKLRLDISPGATQDLGGHTAFVSGEFVKRITSTDPEQRMPPPSADHQLSPQQVALLVRWVEQGAKYEPHWSFIPPHRPEPPSALPQRSESVAPEVWSKSPIDRFVVAKLNEAGLAPSAEADHATILRRLTFDLTGLPPTLHELDTFSIDRSSNAYEKVVDRLLASPRYGERMASWWLDAARYADTNGYQSDGTRFMWRWRDWVIEAFNDNKPFDKFTVEQLAGDLLPDATLDQKIATGFNRNHRCNEEGGIIPEEFRIEYVADRVETTSTVWLGLTVGCARCHDHKFDPISQKNFYELFAFFNNLDEPGKAIRDDNSPPLIKAPTREMQARLDEFTHVIRQAERRCLDIEPEVAAAQTAWEQTLRAGDATRWELDEKLILHYPLDGDLTPGKKASEAQKDSPAKTEGSAPTFVAGQLDRAAEFDGDRFVTISTEAEFADRDRHTFGAWIKPSGAPNADGSRMAVFSRMDEETSYLGFGLFWNEGRIQFDLIARITDDAIRVQTKNRFVPDRWTHVAVTYDGSQKAGGVRLFVNGAPEPLEILSDTLSNPVKPTVPLLIGARSGKLKFRGAIDDVRIYRRILLPAEIAALGSALTFNELARLPAAARTPLQRQALRAYFLKQAASDSVRQAYQSLDEAEARRTEYEATIPTTMVMQEMPQPRNTFVLQRGQYDQPGERVGPDVPDSLPPLVGPRGSERSSKAAANRLALARWLVDPVHPLTARVAVNRFWQLYFGQGLVKTTEDFGSQGEWPSHPELLDWLAVQFIDSGWNMKQMHKAIVMSATYRQSSEISSTSLARDPENRLFSRGPRFRLSAEAIRDQALAVSGLLTEKLGGPSIKPYQPAGLWEELTHTAKYKQSEGADLYRRSLYVYWRRTVPPPGMAAFDAASREICTVRQVRTNTPLQALTLLNDTTYVEAARAFAERMMREGGSTSNQRIAWAFRLATSREPAAAEAGVLRAGYERHLAHYRSSPESALKLFGVGEAKRDTALDVAELAACTLTAGVILNLDEVVTKQ